Proteins encoded by one window of uncultured Celeribacter sp.:
- a CDS encoding IS1182 family transposase codes for MMGTQTAPAQLFYYFDLERHVPAAHMLREVDRFLDMDGMREALRPFYSSLGRPSIDPELIIRMLVIGYVMGIRSERRLCDEVHLNLAYRWFCRLGLEGKVPDHSTFSRYRHGKFRDSDLLRQVFEATVERCLREDLVSGDGFAVDASLIPADANKTRSIAAGDWNADVARKAGNRAAQEYLETLDNAAFGAASPVQPKFVAKSDPAAQWTRADESRPYFAYATNYLIDTKSSVIMDVEATRAIRQAEVGASRTMLDRTEKRFGIRPDWIAADTAYGNAENLGWLVEQRGIIPFIPVIDKSERTDGTWSRSDFEWDEKNDQYICPEGQALKQFRRNYSDPNRGQATGGRKKYRALKATCQVCPSKDICCPKAEARYVTREPHEEAREFARECRKTKAYKVSRDKRKKVEMLFAHLKRILNLTRLRLRGPNGAKDEFLLAAIAQNLRKLAKLRPQCVQKEVSA; via the coding sequence ATGATGGGCACCCAAACGGCACCGGCACAGCTGTTCTATTACTTCGATCTGGAGCGGCACGTGCCTGCGGCGCACATGCTCCGCGAGGTTGATCGCTTCCTCGACATGGATGGAATGCGAGAGGCTCTACGCCCGTTCTACAGCTCCCTTGGGCGTCCTTCGATCGACCCGGAGCTGATCATCCGAATGCTGGTCATCGGCTATGTCATGGGGATCCGTTCCGAGCGCCGACTTTGCGATGAGGTCCATCTGAACCTGGCCTACCGCTGGTTCTGTCGTCTCGGTCTCGAAGGCAAGGTTCCGGATCACTCGACCTTCTCCCGCTATCGCCACGGCAAATTCCGCGACAGCGACCTTCTTCGGCAGGTGTTCGAGGCGACCGTCGAGCGCTGCCTGAGGGAGGATCTGGTTTCGGGCGACGGCTTTGCTGTCGATGCCAGTCTAATCCCTGCAGACGCGAACAAGACCCGGTCGATTGCCGCAGGCGATTGGAACGCAGATGTCGCGCGCAAGGCAGGCAACAGAGCTGCGCAAGAATATCTCGAAACCCTCGACAACGCTGCCTTCGGAGCTGCCTCCCCGGTCCAGCCGAAGTTCGTCGCCAAGTCCGATCCTGCGGCACAATGGACCCGCGCGGATGAAAGCCGCCCGTATTTCGCCTATGCCACCAACTACCTGATCGACACCAAAAGCTCGGTGATCATGGATGTTGAGGCAACTCGTGCGATCCGTCAGGCTGAGGTGGGCGCATCGCGCACGATGCTGGACAGGACTGAGAAGCGGTTCGGAATACGCCCCGATTGGATTGCGGCAGATACCGCCTATGGTAATGCCGAAAACCTCGGCTGGTTGGTTGAACAGCGCGGCATTATTCCTTTCATTCCTGTCATTGATAAGTCTGAACGGACAGACGGCACGTGGTCTCGATCAGACTTTGAATGGGACGAGAAGAATGACCAGTATATCTGTCCCGAGGGCCAGGCGCTGAAACAGTTCAGACGCAACTATTCCGATCCAAACCGAGGTCAGGCTACCGGAGGCAGAAAGAAATACCGCGCCCTGAAGGCCACCTGTCAGGTTTGCCCCTCCAAGGACATCTGTTGTCCGAAAGCCGAAGCGCGATACGTAACCCGAGAGCCGCACGAGGAAGCACGCGAGTTCGCCCGCGAATGCCGGAAGACAAAAGCCTACAAGGTCTCGCGGGACAAAAGGAAAAAGGTCGAGATGCTGTTTGCCCATCTCAAACGCATACTGAACCTCACGCGGCTCAGGCTTCGAGGACCAAACGGAGCCAAGGACGAATTCCTCCTCGCCGCCATCGCCCAGAACCTCCGAAAACTCGCCAAGCTCCGCCCGCAGTGCGTTCAAAAGGAGGTCAGCGCATAA
- a CDS encoding GNAT family protein, translating into MTPIETDRLILRNFRRDDADRLFAYLKSPVASCFLSLTLRDREAAIAEAAKRSEDDEQIAVCLKENDQLIGDLFAHVEEDTVAVGWNFDPAYSGQGYALEAARALFAHLFSDRAARRLYAYVEDHNHPSQRLCERLGMRREGLFLDYVSFRTDDAGQPIYENTMQYALLRREWESRVAE; encoded by the coding sequence ATGACCCCGATTGAAACGGACCGCCTTATTCTCAGGAACTTTCGCCGCGACGACGCGGATCGGCTGTTCGCCTATCTGAAGTCGCCCGTCGCAAGTTGCTTCCTGTCGCTGACGCTTCGCGACAGGGAGGCTGCCATCGCCGAGGCCGCCAAGCGCAGCGAAGATGATGAGCAGATCGCCGTCTGCCTGAAGGAGAACGATCAGCTGATCGGCGATCTGTTTGCGCATGTCGAGGAGGATACAGTCGCGGTCGGGTGGAACTTCGATCCGGCATATTCGGGGCAAGGCTATGCGCTTGAAGCGGCCCGCGCGCTCTTCGCCCATCTGTTTAGCGACCGAGCCGCGCGCCGTCTCTACGCCTATGTGGAGGACCACAACCATCCATCGCAAAGGCTTTGCGAGCGGCTGGGCATGCGCAGGGAGGGGCTGTTTCTCGACTACGTCTCCTTTCGGACGGACGATGCCGGACAGCCGATCTATGAGAATACCATGCAATACGCTCTGCTGCGCCGGGAATGGGAGAGCCGCGTCGCCGAATGA
- a CDS encoding MFS transporter, translating to MSAPRPDPQRWLVLLAVMLAFLPVVLDMTILHVAVPRLTQALNASATEVLWIIDIYPLLMAGLLVPMGALSDRVGNRRILLTGLSVFAVASVGAAFSQDATQLIAARVVLALGGAMILPCVLGLIRKTFDDPSERAMALGLWGTVGAAGAAVGPLIGGALLEHFWWGSVFLINVPVMLIVAPACFLLLPRAERTTPGPWPIGQALLLIIGLIAVVYGIKAGFGGKHPLPVIAGVTGFGAAVLALFVRKQLHADEPMLDLSLLSHPAIVAGLLMALVASGALAGVELTLAQELQYVLAKTPLQAGLFMIPIMAAAGVGGPIAGWLSNRFGLRRVASLSLAIAAFTLFFLARQDFHDPGPHVPLALAMLGLTLSIGLTASSIAIMGAVEAENGGAAGSLEATGYELGTGLGITFFGVFMASTFSRAIQLPATLSPELAAKAARSIGDTYLVAAGLPDDHGAALILAGKTAFRQTHTDLLTLAAAVIMALAVVVFIALSDPRHTRRATDH from the coding sequence ATGTCAGCCCCACGCCCCGATCCCCAGCGCTGGCTCGTTTTGCTCGCGGTGATGCTGGCCTTTTTGCCGGTGGTGCTGGATATGACCATCCTGCATGTCGCGGTGCCACGTCTGACGCAGGCACTGAACGCATCGGCGACCGAGGTTCTGTGGATCATCGACATCTACCCCTTGCTGATGGCGGGTTTGCTGGTGCCGATGGGCGCGCTGTCGGACCGGGTCGGCAACCGCCGAATCCTGTTGACGGGCTTGAGTGTCTTTGCCGTAGCCTCTGTCGGTGCCGCATTTTCTCAAGATGCGACCCAGCTGATCGCAGCCCGCGTGGTCTTGGCGCTTGGAGGGGCGATGATATTGCCCTGCGTCCTCGGCCTGATCCGCAAGACCTTCGACGACCCAAGCGAACGCGCCATGGCCCTTGGCCTTTGGGGCACGGTCGGTGCGGCGGGGGCGGCGGTCGGACCGCTGATTGGCGGCGCGCTGCTGGAGCATTTCTGGTGGGGGTCGGTCTTTCTGATCAATGTGCCGGTGATGCTGATCGTGGCGCCGGCCTGCTTTCTGCTGCTGCCGCGCGCCGAGCGAACCACGCCCGGACCTTGGCCCATCGGTCAGGCGCTGCTGCTGATCATCGGCTTGATCGCTGTCGTCTATGGCATCAAGGCAGGTTTCGGGGGCAAGCACCCGCTGCCGGTTATCGCCGGGGTGACCGGGTTTGGCGCGGCGGTGCTGGCGCTTTTCGTGCGCAAGCAGTTGCACGCGGACGAGCCGATGCTGGACCTATCGCTGTTGTCGCATCCGGCCATCGTTGCGGGCCTGCTGATGGCGCTGGTCGCCTCGGGGGCGTTGGCCGGTGTTGAGCTGACCTTGGCGCAGGAGTTGCAATATGTTCTGGCCAAGACGCCGCTGCAGGCCGGCCTGTTCATGATCCCGATCATGGCGGCCGCGGGCGTTGGTGGCCCGATTGCAGGCTGGCTCTCCAACCGGTTCGGTTTGCGCCGCGTGGCGAGCCTCTCCTTGGCGATCGCCGCATTCACTCTGTTTTTCTTGGCGCGGCAGGATTTCCACGATCCGGGCCCGCATGTGCCGCTGGCCTTAGCGATGCTGGGGCTGACCCTCAGCATCGGGCTGACAGCCTCCTCGATTGCGATCATGGGCGCGGTGGAGGCCGAGAATGGCGGCGCGGCAGGCTCGCTTGAGGCCACGGGATATGAGCTGGGGACAGGTCTTGGCATCACGTTCTTCGGCGTTTTCATGGCCAGTACCTTTTCCCGCGCGATCCAGCTGCCCGCAACCCTTTCCCCCGAACTGGCCGCCAAGGCCGCGCGCAGCATAGGAGACACCTATCTTGTCGCCGCAGGGCTGCCCGACGATCACGGCGCCGCGCTGATCTTGGCAGGCAAGACTGCGTTCCGTCAGACCCATACCGATCTGCTGACACTCGCGGCGGCCGTGATCATGGCCTTGGCCGTGGTGGTCTTCATCGCGCTTTCAGACCCGCGCCACACCCGCCGCGCTACAGATCATTGA
- a CDS encoding TetR/AcrR family transcriptional regulator, with protein sequence MGRTPIISRDGLLDVAEEIVRSRGGSALTIGALAQAAGVSKGGVQYSFASKDAIIRGLIERWTSQFDALLGDDPDADPVSFVLRYITATRASHAAMNAKMAALLVSYLEDPANLQETRDWYRGIFTRLSGTGPKARAARVAFLAVEGLFLMRINGIDADGNWTGLLDDVEAVLRGLAETEID encoded by the coding sequence ATGGGCCGAACACCGATCATCTCGCGCGATGGGTTGCTGGATGTGGCAGAGGAGATCGTGCGCAGCCGCGGCGGCAGTGCTTTGACCATCGGCGCGTTGGCACAGGCGGCGGGCGTCTCGAAAGGCGGGGTGCAATACTCCTTTGCCAGCAAGGACGCGATAATTCGCGGCCTAATAGAGCGCTGGACCAGCCAGTTCGATGCGCTTCTGGGCGATGATCCTGATGCGGATCCCGTCAGTTTCGTCCTCCGCTACATCACCGCGACCCGCGCCTCGCATGCGGCGATGAACGCAAAAATGGCCGCTCTGCTGGTCAGCTATCTCGAGGACCCCGCAAATCTTCAGGAAACCCGCGACTGGTATCGCGGCATCTTCACGCGCCTCTCCGGGACCGGACCGAAGGCCCGCGCCGCACGGGTCGCCTTTCTGGCGGTCGAGGGGCTGTTCCTGATGCGGATCAACGGCATCGATGCGGATGGGAACTGGACGGGACTTCTGGATGATGTCGAAGCGGTCTTACGCGGATTGGCGGAAACGGAAATCGACTGA